In a genomic window of Nocardiopsis mwathae:
- a CDS encoding winged helix-turn-helix transcriptional regulator, whose amino-acid sequence MFGTNTGVPYEVPGHVGRCNVRDVLDRIGDKWSVLVIALLGDGPLRYSELRRRIDGVSQRMLTLTLRNLERDGLVARTVTPQTPPRVDYALTELGRTLFERLRPVLDWAEENHASIAASRERYDGAPEHTR is encoded by the coding sequence ATGTTCGGAACGAACACCGGTGTTCCTTACGAGGTCCCAGGACATGTCGGCCGGTGTAATGTCCGAGATGTCCTGGACCGCATCGGCGACAAGTGGAGCGTCCTGGTGATCGCACTGCTCGGCGACGGACCGTTGCGCTATTCGGAACTCCGCCGCCGGATCGACGGCGTGTCGCAGCGGATGCTCACCCTGACCCTGCGGAACCTGGAACGCGACGGCCTGGTGGCCCGCACGGTGACCCCGCAGACGCCGCCCCGCGTCGACTACGCGCTCACCGAGCTCGGGCGCACCCTGTTCGAGCGCCTGCGCCCCGTCCTCGACTGGGCCGAGGAGAACCACGCCTCCATCGCCGCCAGCCGCGAGCGCTACGACGGCGCGCCGGAACACACCCGATGA
- a CDS encoding DoxX family protein translates to MFVPNMDFPSFVTCVISAIMFLTSVGSRSTIREAGMLIAAMVLAVLLAVAVLAIGVPKALALKSAVDQTVGLGLDLRIMRLTGVFEVLGGAGLIVGLLGVWLGIAQAAWLGAAAATGLSVLMVLALGFHVRQGDPVKSMAPAAVLLALSAAALATRLLAM, encoded by the coding sequence GTGTTCGTTCCGAACATGGATTTTCCGTCTTTCGTCACCTGCGTTATATCGGCCATCATGTTCCTCACGTCTGTGGGTTCGCGATCAACAATACGGGAGGCAGGCATGCTCATCGCCGCCATGGTCCTGGCCGTTCTTCTCGCCGTGGCGGTACTGGCCATCGGTGTCCCCAAGGCGCTGGCACTGAAAAGTGCCGTGGACCAGACGGTCGGCCTGGGTCTCGACCTCCGGATCATGCGTTTGACCGGGGTGTTCGAAGTGCTCGGCGGGGCCGGATTGATCGTCGGCCTGCTGGGCGTTTGGCTGGGGATCGCGCAGGCCGCCTGGTTGGGTGCCGCCGCCGCGACGGGGCTGTCGGTGCTGATGGTCCTCGCGCTCGGATTCCACGTCAGGCAGGGTGACCCGGTCAAGAGCATGGCGCCTGCCGCCGTCCTCCTCGCGCTCTCGGCCGCGGCGCTGGCGACCCGGCTGCTGGCGATGTGA
- a CDS encoding methyltransferase, giving the protein MSNNTELIRASYAAFQRGDIDAVLDLFHPDVTWVHPDGMADHGLGGTKKGLAEVRAFMARARTVFSELRQEPHEFLESGDRVVVLGALHMRGALSGTAGTVRMVHTWRITDGKVTHFEDLHDTHDVRRIVEPPGASRREPLASPGQILDAGLGFWSAKVIQTAVELRVFTVLAAAGPLDAEQLRERLGLHGRGLLDFLDALVSLGLLDREEGRYRNLPPADTFLDEAKTDSYIGGLLEVASDHWYESWGSLRRALVTGEPQEKISEGVSDPFDALYADPERTRMFQRAMTGGSTASIAAIIDRFPWSRFGTVADVGCAEGALLSRLLRRHRHLRGTGFDLPAVEPYFGETVAAAGLEDRLAFQAGDFFTGPMPSTDVIVLGHALHDWNLDTKRMLLRKAYEALPEGGRVIVYEALIDDERRHNTFALLMSLHMLVESPGGFDYTGADCIGWMTDAGFRDCYVEHLAGPESMVVGTK; this is encoded by the coding sequence GTGTCGAACAACACCGAGCTCATCCGCGCCTCCTACGCCGCGTTCCAGCGCGGCGACATCGACGCCGTCCTCGACCTCTTCCACCCCGACGTCACCTGGGTCCACCCCGACGGCATGGCCGACCACGGCCTCGGCGGCACCAAGAAGGGCCTCGCCGAGGTGCGGGCGTTCATGGCCCGCGCCCGCACCGTCTTCAGCGAACTGCGCCAGGAGCCGCACGAGTTCCTGGAGTCCGGCGACCGCGTCGTCGTCCTGGGCGCCCTCCACATGCGCGGCGCCCTCAGCGGTACCGCCGGCACCGTGCGCATGGTGCACACCTGGCGGATCACCGACGGCAAGGTGACCCACTTCGAGGACCTCCACGACACCCACGACGTGCGCCGCATCGTCGAACCGCCCGGCGCATCCCGCCGCGAACCCCTCGCCTCCCCCGGCCAGATCCTCGACGCCGGGCTGGGATTCTGGTCGGCCAAGGTCATCCAGACGGCGGTGGAACTGCGCGTGTTCACCGTGCTGGCCGCCGCCGGTCCGCTCGACGCCGAACAGCTCCGCGAGCGCCTCGGCCTACACGGGCGCGGACTGCTCGACTTCCTCGACGCCCTGGTCTCCCTGGGCCTGCTGGACCGGGAGGAGGGCCGCTACCGCAACCTGCCGCCCGCCGACACCTTCCTTGACGAGGCCAAGACCGACTCCTACATCGGCGGGCTGCTGGAGGTCGCCTCCGACCACTGGTACGAGTCCTGGGGGAGCCTGCGGCGGGCCCTGGTCACCGGCGAGCCGCAGGAGAAGATCTCCGAAGGCGTCAGCGACCCCTTCGACGCGCTGTACGCCGACCCGGAGCGCACCCGCATGTTCCAGCGCGCGATGACGGGCGGCTCCACCGCCAGTATCGCCGCCATCATCGACAGATTCCCGTGGAGCCGGTTCGGTACCGTCGCCGACGTCGGCTGCGCCGAGGGCGCCCTGCTCAGCCGTCTCCTGCGGCGCCACCGGCACCTGCGCGGCACCGGGTTCGACCTCCCGGCGGTCGAACCCTACTTCGGCGAGACCGTCGCCGCGGCCGGACTGGAGGACCGGCTGGCCTTCCAAGCCGGTGACTTCTTCACCGGCCCGATGCCGTCGACCGACGTGATCGTTCTCGGCCACGCTCTGCACGACTGGAACCTGGACACCAAGCGCATGCTGCTGCGCAAGGCCTACGAGGCGCTGCCCGAGGGCGGGCGCGTCATCGTCTACGAAGCCCTGATCGACGACGAGCGCCGGCACAACACCTTCGCGCTGCTGATGAGCCTGCACATGCTCGTGGAGAGCCCCGGCGGATTCGACTACACCGGCGCCGACTGCATCGGCTGGATGACCGACGCCGGGTTCCGCGACTGCTACGTCGAGCACCTGGCCGGACCCGAGTCCATGGTCGTGGGGACCAAGTGA
- the narI gene encoding respiratory nitrate reductase subunit gamma, translated as MTALDTALWGILPYLVVLVLVGGTVWRYRYDRFGWTTRSSQMHESRLLRIGSPLFHFGILVVIIGHVIGLLIPDRWTAAIGVTATMYHVNALVLGIIAGVCTLAGVALLVYRRRTTGPVFSATTVNDKAMYLVLVLAILTGLATTLVSAGADLTGGHAHDYRQTVSVWFRSLFVLDPDVAAMSAATLPFKVHVLVGLGLFTMLPFTRLVHAFTAPVGYLFRPYVVYRSRGDRPEADERADRAVRPARRGWGR; from the coding sequence ATGACGGCGCTGGACACCGCCCTGTGGGGCATCCTGCCGTACCTGGTCGTGCTGGTGCTGGTGGGCGGGACCGTGTGGAGGTACCGCTACGACCGGTTCGGCTGGACGACGCGCTCCTCGCAGATGCACGAGTCGCGGCTGCTGCGGATCGGCAGCCCGCTGTTCCACTTCGGCATCCTCGTGGTGATCATCGGGCACGTCATCGGCCTGCTCATACCGGACCGCTGGACGGCGGCGATCGGAGTCACCGCCACGATGTACCACGTCAACGCGCTGGTGCTGGGGATCATCGCGGGGGTGTGCACGCTGGCGGGGGTGGCGCTGCTGGTCTACCGGCGCCGCACCACCGGCCCGGTCTTCAGTGCCACCACGGTCAATGACAAGGCGATGTACCTGGTCCTGGTGCTGGCGATACTGACGGGGCTGGCCACCACGCTGGTGTCGGCGGGGGCCGACCTCACCGGGGGGCACGCGCACGACTACCGGCAGACCGTTTCGGTGTGGTTCCGCAGCCTGTTCGTGCTCGACCCGGACGTGGCCGCGATGAGCGCCGCGACGCTGCCGTTCAAGGTGCACGTGCTGGTGGGACTGGGGCTGTTCACCATGCTGCCGTTCACCCGGCTGGTGCACGCTTTCACGGCCCCTGTGGGCTACCTGTTCCGCCCCTATGTCGTCTACCGGAGCCGAGGGGACCGGCCGGAGGCCGACGAGCGCGCGGACCGGGCCGTGCGCCCGGCGAGGCGCGGCTGGGGCCGCTGA
- a CDS encoding NAD-dependent epimerase/dehydratase family protein, giving the protein MLTDKKILITGATGQVARQVAETLAPRNEVWCLARFGDADAERDLLARGIRTWRWDMAADTLDGLPDDFTHVLHAAAHRGDGTDFDTTLEVNCAATGRLMVHCRAAEAFLHVSTGAVYARQGLDHPHTETDPLGGRTPWLPTYAVGKLAVEGAVRGFATALGLPTTIARLNVAYGPHGHGGVPILLFRRMLAGEPVEVPRAGQNRCNPIHTDDISRQVPLLWGVATAPARIVNWGGDDIVGIRDMLAHLAEITGTEARFEPSDVTRGTHAFDNTLRRALIGDCEVDWRTGLRRTVDAHLPGVAGAA; this is encoded by the coding sequence GTGCTCACCGACAAGAAGATCCTCATCACCGGCGCGACCGGCCAGGTGGCCCGCCAGGTCGCCGAGACCCTGGCACCCCGCAACGAGGTCTGGTGCCTGGCCCGCTTCGGCGACGCCGACGCCGAACGCGACCTGCTGGCCCGGGGCATCCGCACCTGGCGGTGGGACATGGCCGCCGACACGCTCGACGGCCTCCCCGACGACTTCACCCACGTCCTGCACGCGGCCGCCCACCGCGGCGACGGCACCGACTTCGACACCACCCTGGAGGTGAACTGCGCGGCCACCGGTCGGCTCATGGTGCACTGCCGCGCCGCCGAGGCGTTCCTCCACGTCTCCACCGGCGCGGTCTACGCCCGCCAGGGCCTCGACCACCCGCACACCGAGACCGACCCCCTGGGCGGACGGACCCCGTGGCTGCCCACCTACGCCGTCGGCAAGCTCGCCGTCGAGGGCGCCGTCCGCGGTTTCGCCACCGCGCTCGGCCTGCCGACCACCATCGCCCGGCTCAACGTCGCCTACGGCCCCCACGGCCACGGGGGCGTCCCCATCCTGCTGTTCCGCCGGATGCTCGCCGGAGAACCCGTCGAGGTGCCCCGTGCGGGCCAGAACCGGTGCAACCCCATCCACACCGACGACATCAGCCGGCAGGTCCCGCTGCTGTGGGGCGTGGCCACCGCCCCGGCGCGCATCGTGAACTGGGGCGGCGACGACATCGTCGGCATCCGGGACATGCTCGCCCACCTCGCCGAGATCACCGGCACCGAGGCCCGGTTCGAGCCCAGTGACGTCACCCGCGGCACCCACGCCTTCGACAACACCCTGCGCCGGGCGCTCATCGGCGACTGCGAGGTCGACTGGCGTACCGGCCTGCGACGCACTGTCGACGCCCACCTGCCCGGTGTCGCCGGCGCCGCCTGA
- a CDS encoding non-ribosomal peptide synthetase, with the protein MSIPFPTEPNAGTGAAPPAHALGPGPVHLPDAAPWTSFHTVADLLTHAVEHHPRTGLRYPAADDPRDSVAQSYPTLLAEASRLLAGLRAAGLRPRDNVVLLLRQPDDYVPAFWACVLGGFVPCPLRPQATDTARWSQQVRHVDALLERPLWLTTKALCDELPQAGDAADLSVRLIGELTSATPESAYHRAERDDTALLMLTSGSTGHPKAVRLSHANLLAALPAKAERLGATACDTTMNWISFDHISAIEMHLLPTSVGATQVQVAPESVLGDPLRFLRLADAHRVTLTFTPNFLFAQLNRAMDRLDDGFTPDLSALRRVISGGEATVCATVRGFLDRLAPFGLDRGVVSPAFGMTETCAGSVFSLDFPDVDDGQEFASLGRAVAGLEMRVVGADDAPLPGGRDGELQVRGPMVFDGYLGDAAATAAAFTPDGWFRTGDRGRIDDGRLTLVGRSKDSIIVNGVNYFSHDLETVLERLDGVAKSYIAAFPIRPQGSDTEQLAVLFAPDLRRQGGAADGAGDDGEADLYRLIVAIRSSTVLHWGFRPSLILPLPMSAVPKTSLGKIQRSQLRERLEAGEFAAAEADVAALVTRRLGGYTAPVGETEAALAEIYAEMFDADPAEISATASFFDLGGTSLDILRLKGHVERAFGLRDLPVVGILRAPTIRELAARIDGAGGGGGQAGSQGAAAPYDPLVPLQLSGDKTPLFCVHPGVGEVLVFVNLAKYFVSERPFHALRARGFGEGEDYFATFGEMVECYVRAIRDEQPLGPYAVAGYSYGGIVAFEIAKALEALGERVDFVGIFNLPPHVQDRMAELDFVEGAVNLAFFLSLITKEQSVELPGRLRDGLTRRQQLDYLMDIAPPGRLAELDLDVAKFGAWVDLAQSLVRLGRTYEPSGNVRSLSVFYAVPLRGTKEDWLDTQLRPWDGFAREENRYIDVPGEHYTLMGPEHVASFQAILRTELDRALGEGRSTEA; encoded by the coding sequence ATGTCCATCCCGTTTCCGACCGAACCGAACGCCGGCACGGGGGCCGCACCGCCCGCGCACGCCCTCGGCCCCGGTCCGGTCCACTTACCGGACGCCGCACCGTGGACCTCGTTCCACACCGTGGCCGACCTGCTCACCCACGCCGTCGAACACCACCCGCGCACCGGGCTCCGCTACCCCGCGGCCGACGACCCGCGGGATTCCGTCGCCCAGTCCTATCCCACACTCCTGGCCGAGGCCTCCCGCCTACTGGCCGGACTGCGCGCCGCGGGCCTGCGGCCCCGGGACAACGTCGTCCTGCTCCTCCGACAACCCGACGACTACGTGCCCGCGTTCTGGGCATGCGTGCTCGGCGGCTTCGTCCCCTGCCCGCTGCGCCCCCAGGCCACCGACACCGCCCGCTGGTCCCAGCAGGTGCGCCACGTCGACGCCCTGCTGGAGCGCCCCCTGTGGCTGACCACCAAAGCCCTGTGCGACGAGCTCCCCCAAGCGGGCGACGCCGCCGACCTGTCCGTGCGCCTGATCGGGGAACTCACCTCTGCCACTCCGGAAAGCGCATACCATCGCGCGGAGCGTGACGACACCGCACTGCTCATGCTCACCTCCGGATCCACCGGCCACCCCAAGGCCGTGCGGCTGTCGCACGCCAACCTGCTGGCTGCCCTGCCCGCGAAGGCGGAACGCCTGGGCGCCACTGCGTGCGACACCACGATGAACTGGATCTCCTTCGACCACATCTCCGCGATCGAGATGCACCTGCTCCCGACGAGCGTCGGCGCCACGCAGGTACAGGTCGCCCCTGAGTCCGTGCTCGGCGACCCGCTGCGCTTCCTCCGGCTGGCCGACGCCCACCGGGTCACCCTCACCTTCACCCCCAACTTCCTGTTCGCCCAGCTCAACCGTGCCATGGACCGGCTGGACGACGGATTCACCCCCGACCTGTCCGCCCTGCGCCGGGTCATCTCCGGCGGTGAGGCCACCGTCTGCGCCACGGTGCGCGGCTTCCTCGACCGCCTCGCCCCCTTCGGCCTGGACCGCGGCGTGGTGTCCCCGGCGTTCGGCATGACCGAGACGTGCGCCGGAAGCGTCTTCTCCCTCGACTTCCCCGACGTCGACGACGGGCAGGAGTTCGCCTCGCTGGGCCGCGCCGTGGCGGGGCTGGAGATGCGCGTCGTCGGCGCCGACGACGCGCCGCTGCCCGGCGGCCGCGACGGCGAGCTGCAGGTGCGCGGTCCCATGGTGTTCGACGGCTACCTCGGCGACGCCGCGGCCACGGCCGCGGCCTTCACCCCCGACGGCTGGTTCCGCACCGGGGACCGGGGACGCATCGACGACGGCCGGCTCACCCTGGTCGGCCGGAGCAAGGACAGCATCATCGTCAACGGCGTCAACTACTTCAGCCACGACCTGGAGACCGTGCTGGAGCGCCTGGACGGGGTGGCGAAGTCGTACATCGCCGCCTTCCCCATCCGCCCGCAGGGCAGCGACACCGAGCAGCTCGCCGTCCTCTTCGCGCCCGACCTGCGCCGACAGGGCGGTGCCGCGGACGGGGCGGGCGATGACGGCGAGGCCGACCTGTACCGCCTGATCGTCGCCATCCGCAGCAGCACCGTGCTGCACTGGGGGTTCCGCCCCTCGCTCATCCTGCCGCTGCCGATGTCGGCGGTCCCCAAGACGAGCCTCGGCAAGATCCAGCGCTCCCAGCTGCGCGAACGCCTGGAGGCCGGGGAGTTCGCCGCGGCCGAGGCCGACGTCGCCGCCCTGGTCACCCGCCGGCTGGGCGGCTACACCGCCCCCGTCGGTGAGACCGAGGCCGCGCTCGCCGAGATCTACGCCGAGATGTTCGACGCCGACCCGGCCGAGATCAGCGCCACCGCGAGCTTCTTCGACCTGGGCGGGACCTCGCTGGACATCCTGCGGCTCAAGGGCCACGTCGAGCGGGCCTTCGGCCTGCGCGACCTGCCCGTCGTGGGGATCCTGCGGGCACCGACCATCCGCGAGCTGGCCGCGCGGATCGACGGCGCCGGGGGAGGCGGCGGCCAGGCGGGCTCCCAGGGGGCGGCCGCCCCCTACGACCCGCTGGTGCCCCTGCAGCTCAGCGGGGACAAGACCCCGCTATTCTGCGTCCACCCCGGGGTCGGCGAGGTGCTGGTGTTCGTCAACCTCGCCAAGTACTTCGTCAGCGAGCGCCCCTTCCATGCCCTGCGCGCCCGCGGCTTCGGAGAGGGCGAGGACTACTTCGCCACCTTCGGCGAGATGGTCGAGTGCTATGTCCGGGCCATCCGCGACGAGCAGCCCTTGGGCCCCTACGCCGTGGCGGGCTACTCCTACGGCGGCATCGTCGCCTTCGAGATCGCCAAGGCACTGGAGGCGCTGGGGGAGCGGGTCGACTTCGTGGGGATCTTCAACCTGCCGCCCCACGTCCAGGACCGGATGGCGGAGCTCGACTTCGTCGAGGGAGCGGTCAACCTGGCCTTCTTCCTGTCGCTGATCACCAAGGAGCAGTCCGTCGAGCTGCCCGGGCGGCTCCGCGACGGACTGACCCGCCGGCAGCAGCTCGACTACCTGATGGACATCGCACCCCCCGGGCGGCTGGCCGAGCTCGACCTCGACGTCGCGAAGTTCGGGGCCTGGGTGGACTTGGCCCAGTCGCTGGTGCGTCTGGGGCGGACCTACGAGCCCAGCGGGAACGTGCGGTCGCTCAGCGTCTTCTACGCGGTTCCGCTGCGCGGGACCAAGGAGGACTGGCTCGACACCCAGCTGCGGCCCTGGGACGGCTTCGCTCGCGAGGAGAACCGCTACATCGACGTCCCGGGCGAGCACTACACCCTCATGGGCCCCGAGCACGTGGCGTCCTTCCAGGCGATCCTGCGCACGGAACTGGACCGGGCCCTGGGCGAGGGCCGATCCACGGAAGCCTGA
- the narJ gene encoding nitrate reductase molybdenum cofactor assembly chaperone, with protein sequence MAPGSPRSATDRAVLRQAASVLLGYPDSTLRERLPLVRRALAELPPSGAARALDGFCAHAEAAPDLELGAHYVRTFDLRRRRTLHMTFYTDGDTRRRGHALAHVKAVYTGCGWQPDPSELPDHLAVLLEFAARCDAEWGETLLLRFRPGLELLRTALHAHETPYAAVLDAVDATLPATAEAERAAARRLARTGPPTEAVGLSGYGAPTPLDLPGGAR encoded by the coding sequence ATGGCTCCGGGATCCCCCCGGTCCGCCACCGACCGCGCGGTGCTGCGGCAGGCGGCGTCGGTGCTGCTGGGATACCCCGACTCGACGCTGCGGGAACGGCTGCCGCTGGTGCGCCGCGCGCTGGCCGAACTCCCGCCCTCGGGCGCCGCCCGCGCCCTGGACGGGTTCTGCGCGCACGCCGAGGCGGCCCCGGACCTGGAGCTGGGCGCGCACTACGTGCGCACCTTCGACCTGCGGCGGCGCCGGACCCTGCACATGACCTTCTACACCGACGGCGACACCCGGCGCCGCGGCCATGCCCTGGCCCACGTCAAGGCGGTCTACACCGGGTGCGGCTGGCAGCCCGATCCCAGCGAGCTCCCGGACCACCTGGCGGTTCTGCTGGAGTTCGCCGCCCGGTGCGACGCGGAGTGGGGCGAGACGCTGCTGCTGCGCTTCCGGCCGGGGCTGGAGCTGCTGCGCACGGCGCTGCACGCGCACGAGACCCCGTACGCGGCCGTGCTGGACGCCGTGGACGCCACCCTTCCCGCCACCGCAGAGGCCGAGCGGGCCGCGGCCCGGCGGCTGGCCCGGACCGGACCGCCGACCGAGGCCGTGGGGCTGTCCGGCTACGGCGCGCCCACCCCCCTCGACCTTCCCGGAGGTGCCCGATGA
- a CDS encoding multicopper oxidase family protein, whose translation MVRPTDDIIDAVEEERPGTGRERTFGIRATESELTLGRRSVPTWSYGDALPGEALRLTAGDTLLATLHNRLPEPTSIHWHGLAMRNDMDGAPPATQKAIPPGGEFTYRFIADTPGTHWFHPHVGTQLDRGLYAPIIVDDPREPLSYDEEWIVMLDDWLDGIDSTPDDVLAAVRPDELDGEVVHATDLAAEESVRLEERDPEIEHRIELTGGMADYDWAINGRAFDHGAPTDGAFEVRQGQRARFTFVNSTEMWHPMHLHGHTFQVGPQGPRKDTLIVLPGQSLACDFDATKPGLWLVHCHNLYHGEAGMMGLLAYTA comes from the coding sequence TTGGTCAGGCCCACCGACGACATCATCGATGCGGTCGAGGAAGAGCGCCCCGGTACGGGGCGGGAACGAACGTTCGGCATTCGCGCCACCGAGTCCGAGCTCACGCTCGGCCGACGTTCGGTGCCGACATGGAGCTACGGTGACGCCCTCCCCGGCGAGGCACTGCGGCTCACCGCGGGTGACACTCTCTTGGCCACGCTGCACAACCGGCTCCCGGAGCCGACCTCCATCCACTGGCACGGCCTGGCCATGCGCAACGACATGGACGGAGCGCCGCCGGCCACCCAGAAGGCCATTCCCCCCGGTGGAGAGTTCACCTATCGCTTCATCGCGGACACCCCCGGCACCCACTGGTTCCACCCGCATGTGGGAACGCAGCTCGACCGCGGCCTCTACGCGCCGATCATCGTGGACGACCCCCGGGAGCCGCTCTCCTACGACGAGGAGTGGATCGTCATGCTCGACGACTGGCTGGACGGGATCGATTCCACCCCGGACGACGTGCTCGCCGCAGTGCGCCCCGACGAACTCGACGGCGAGGTCGTGCACGCCACGGACCTGGCGGCGGAGGAATCGGTTCGCCTGGAGGAGCGTGACCCGGAGATCGAGCACCGGATCGAGCTGACCGGCGGCATGGCCGACTACGACTGGGCGATCAACGGACGCGCCTTCGACCACGGCGCCCCCACCGACGGTGCGTTCGAGGTGCGCCAAGGGCAGCGGGCACGGTTCACCTTCGTCAACTCCACCGAAATGTGGCACCCGATGCACCTGCACGGCCACACCTTCCAGGTGGGGCCGCAGGGCCCGCGCAAGGACACCCTCATCGTGCTGCCGGGCCAGTCCCTGGCCTGCGACTTCGACGCGACCAAACCCGGACTGTGGCTCGTGCACTGCCACAACCTCTACCACGGGGAGGCCGGGATGATGGGCCTGCTGGCCTACACCGCCTGA
- a CDS encoding methyltransferase produces MAEERPEPPTGHVQEAPDPAVRLLHMRDQFIHARLLQIAAELGLGDLLADGPRSAHDLAAATGTHPEALYRMLRVLAACGVFTETAPGSFALTAAGAPLRSDHHCSVRATLAFDGVIGRALFDSAHSVRTGEATFPRVFGASLFDYLADHPEHAALFNTAMQELSRPVLRAVLDAYDFSAARRIVDVGGGNGTLLSTVLRTAPDAHGVVFDVPHVAEAARDRLRAEGLADRCTAVGGDFFHKAPEDGDLYILKWILHDWPDDRAAGILRCCAQAMAPGGRVLLVEQVIPPGDTPHPGKAMDFSMLALLDGCERTEEEFAALLGRADLRIERIIPTASPFSLIEARAA; encoded by the coding sequence GTGGCCGAAGAGCGACCCGAGCCGCCCACCGGTCATGTGCAGGAGGCACCCGACCCCGCTGTCCGCCTCCTGCACATGCGCGACCAGTTCATCCACGCCCGACTCCTGCAGATCGCCGCGGAGCTGGGCCTCGGAGACCTCCTCGCCGACGGCCCGCGCAGCGCCCACGACCTCGCCGCGGCGACCGGCACCCACCCCGAGGCGCTGTACCGGATGCTGCGCGTGCTGGCCGCGTGCGGCGTGTTCACCGAGACGGCCCCCGGCTCCTTCGCCCTCACCGCGGCGGGAGCACCGCTGCGCTCCGACCACCACTGCAGCGTGCGCGCCACCCTCGCCTTCGACGGGGTGATCGGCCGGGCGCTCTTCGACTCCGCACACAGCGTGCGCACGGGCGAGGCGACCTTTCCCCGGGTGTTCGGCGCCTCCCTCTTCGACTACCTCGCCGACCACCCCGAGCACGCCGCCCTGTTCAACACCGCGATGCAGGAGCTGAGCCGACCGGTGCTGCGGGCCGTGCTCGACGCCTACGACTTCTCGGCCGCACGCCGGATCGTCGACGTCGGCGGAGGCAACGGCACCCTGCTCAGCACCGTCCTGCGCACCGCCCCCGACGCCCACGGCGTCGTCTTCGACGTCCCGCACGTGGCCGAGGCCGCCCGCGACCGGCTGCGCGCCGAGGGGCTGGCCGACCGCTGCACCGCCGTCGGCGGCGACTTCTTCCACAAGGCCCCTGAGGACGGCGACCTCTACATCCTCAAGTGGATCCTGCACGACTGGCCCGACGACCGGGCTGCCGGGATCCTGCGCTGCTGCGCCCAGGCCATGGCGCCCGGCGGCCGCGTCCTCCTCGTCGAACAGGTCATCCCGCCGGGCGATACCCCGCACCCCGGCAAGGCCATGGACTTCTCGATGCTCGCCCTGCTCGACGGGTGCGAGCGGACCGAAGAGGAGTTCGCGGCCCTGCTCGGCCGGGCCGACCTGCGCATCGAGCGGATCATCCCGACCGCCTCCCCGTTCAGCCTCATCGAGGCCCGTGCGGCCTGA